A window of Rhabdothermincola salaria contains these coding sequences:
- a CDS encoding DUF2252 domain-containing protein: protein MTTTKEAEPRPSLSVAERRELGRRARQVVPRSALGEWAPAAERDPLSLLAEQELTRVPELVPIRHQRMAVSPFTFFRGAAKVFAADLAGAPRTDLKVQLCGDAHLTNFGGFASPERRLVFDLNDFDETLPGPFEWDLKRLAASFEVAARGNGLDEADRPALQRTLATTYASAMQQFSSMSHLDIWYAHLSLDQFGEYWDTSLSDAMRSRVERTVHKAQGKDRLKALRKLTTVRDGEPRFLSDPPLLEPVTELPSHPEHDKVVEIVATAFQNYRRTLQADRRVLLERYRFVDLARKVVGVGSVGTRCWVALLMGKDDDDPLFLQVKEAEASVLEPHLRPSGFAQHGQRVVEGQRLMQATSDIFLGWERLHGVDGRDHDYYFRQLWDWKASADVDGMDPALLARYAQMCGYTLARAHARSGDAVALSAYLGGGKALGEAMVRFASVYADQNERDHEAFVAHVASPERSP, encoded by the coding sequence ATGACCACGACCAAGGAGGCCGAGCCGAGGCCGTCGCTCTCGGTGGCCGAGCGTCGCGAGCTCGGGCGTCGCGCCCGGCAGGTGGTGCCCCGTTCCGCCCTCGGTGAGTGGGCGCCGGCCGCCGAACGCGATCCGCTGTCGCTGCTGGCCGAGCAGGAGCTCACCCGAGTCCCCGAACTGGTGCCCATCCGCCACCAGCGCATGGCCGTGTCACCGTTCACCTTCTTCCGCGGGGCGGCCAAGGTCTTCGCCGCCGACCTGGCCGGCGCCCCCCGCACCGACCTGAAGGTGCAGCTCTGCGGCGACGCCCACCTCACCAACTTCGGGGGCTTCGCCTCACCGGAGCGCCGTCTCGTCTTCGACCTCAACGACTTCGACGAGACGCTGCCCGGCCCCTTCGAGTGGGATCTGAAGCGCCTGGCCGCCAGCTTCGAGGTGGCGGCGCGCGGCAACGGCCTCGACGAGGCCGACCGCCCCGCCCTGCAGCGAACGCTCGCCACGACCTACGCGTCGGCCATGCAGCAGTTCTCCTCGATGTCGCACCTCGACATCTGGTACGCCCACCTCAGCCTCGACCAATTCGGCGAGTACTGGGACACCTCCCTCTCCGACGCCATGCGCTCTCGGGTCGAGAGGACCGTCCACAAGGCCCAGGGCAAGGACCGTCTCAAGGCGCTGCGCAAGCTCACCACCGTCCGCGACGGCGAGCCCCGGTTCCTCAGCGACCCCCCGCTGCTCGAACCGGTGACCGAGCTCCCGTCGCACCCCGAGCACGACAAGGTCGTCGAGATCGTCGCGACCGCCTTCCAGAACTACCGCCGCACCCTGCAAGCCGACCGACGGGTGCTCCTCGAGCGCTACCGCTTCGTCGACCTGGCCCGCAAGGTCGTCGGGGTGGGCAGCGTCGGCACCCGCTGCTGGGTCGCCCTGCTCATGGGCAAGGACGACGACGACCCGCTCTTCTTGCAGGTGAAGGAAGCCGAGGCCTCCGTGCTCGAGCCCCATCTGCGACCCAGCGGCTTCGCCCAGCACGGCCAACGGGTGGTCGAGGGCCAGCGGCTCATGCAGGCCACCAGCGACATCTTCCTCGGCTGGGAGCGGCTGCACGGCGTCGACGGTCGCGACCACGACTACTACTTCCGCCAGCTCTGGGACTGGAAGGCCTCCGCCGACGTCGACGGCATGGACCCGGCCCTCCTCGCCCGCTACGCCCAGATGTGCGGATACACCCTGGCCCGGGCCCACGCCCGGTCCGGCGACGCCGTCGCCCTGT